In Xyrauchen texanus isolate HMW12.3.18 chromosome 32, RBS_HiC_50CHRs, whole genome shotgun sequence, the following proteins share a genomic window:
- the LOC127626001 gene encoding MKRN2 opposite strand protein-like has product MDKTVIKYRHCGRDIYSFSRQNATYSCKNYDLERSHCPFCHQILTFGLLDAPVTLPCPFINGHKVACAFLIGSVHGPSYLGEWHDTEIHVGLSSSEGLVYNYTLSGIQKDDYGWEQCVCLQLVPPWRHDLRESWDRVLEEFSALPEWVSEWYNTSHATHVMKSYILNY; this is encoded by the exons ATGGACAAAACTGTGATCAAGTACAGACACTGTGGAAGAGACATTTATAGTTTTTCACGTCAAAATGCAAcatattcttgtaaaaattacgatttggAGAGATCTCATTGTCCGTTCTGTCATCAGATCCTCACATTTGGACTTTTAGACGCACCCGTGACACTTCCCTGTCCTTTTATAAACGGACACAAAGTTGCATGTGCATTTTTGATAGGATCAGTTCACGGACCATCATATCTTGG AGAATGGCATGACACAGAGATACATGTAGGGCTGTCAAGTTCAGAAG GTCTCGTCTATAACTACACCCTCTCAGGGATCCAGAAAGATGATTATGGATGGGAACAGTGTGTCTGTTTACAGCTCGTCCCGCCATGGAGACATGACCTGAGGGAATCATGGGACAGAGTGCTGGAGGAGTTTTCTGCACTTCCAGAATGGGTTTCAGAATGGTACAACACTTCTCATGCAACACATGTAATGAAATCATACATCCTAAATTATTAG